A part of Desulfurococcaceae archaeon genomic DNA contains:
- a CDS encoding NAD(P)-dependent glycerol-1-phosphate dehydrogenase gives MGDVHEIFLPKKVIVGNGAVRKVVEVLGDLKVDGLKVGVITGENTYKAGGHVVENMVKDLAEAYLWKAEDPSVKTASHIAEEVVKRKVNVVIGVGGGKAIDIAKYVAYVAKIPMLSIPLAPSHDGVASPFSSLKGANRPYSVYTTVPYSIIADIELVSRAPRRLVLSGLGDLLGKFVSVRDWALAHRLRGEYYGEYAAQLALLSAKHAMKYHELIASATPEGIRILVEALISSGVSMCIAGSSRPASGSEHLFAHALELLAPGKALHGEAVALGTIIMLYIYGDPLWKRIKRVAKKVGLPTTAKDLGIPDEVIVSALTIAHTIRPERYTVLGEKGLSEEAAVKVLRETGIIE, from the coding sequence ATGGGCGACGTGCACGAAATATTCCTCCCGAAGAAAGTCATCGTGGGTAACGGGGCAGTACGTAAAGTAGTAGAGGTGCTCGGGGACCTGAAAGTAGACGGGCTGAAGGTGGGGGTCATAACGGGTGAGAACACCTACAAAGCGGGCGGGCATGTAGTCGAGAACATGGTTAAGGACCTCGCAGAGGCGTACTTGTGGAAAGCCGAGGATCCTAGCGTTAAAACAGCCTCTCACATAGCGGAAGAGGTGGTGAAAAGGAAGGTAAATGTCGTAATCGGCGTGGGGGGAGGCAAGGCCATAGACATAGCCAAGTACGTGGCCTACGTCGCTAAGATACCCATGTTAAGCATTCCACTCGCTCCAAGCCACGATGGTGTCGCGAGCCCCTTTTCAAGCCTGAAAGGCGCCAATAGGCCTTACAGCGTATACACGACGGTACCCTACTCGATTATTGCCGATATAGAGCTGGTATCAAGGGCTCCGCGTAGGCTGGTGTTGTCGGGTCTAGGAGATCTTCTAGGGAAATTCGTGTCCGTGAGAGATTGGGCACTGGCTCATAGATTGCGGGGAGAATACTACGGCGAGTACGCTGCACAACTAGCGTTACTCAGCGCCAAGCACGCAATGAAGTATCACGAACTGATAGCATCCGCCACACCAGAAGGCATAAGAATACTGGTTGAAGCCCTAATCAGTAGTGGGGTTTCCATGTGCATTGCAGGATCTAGCAGACCGGCTAGCGGTAGCGAGCACCTCTTCGCTCATGCTCTAGAACTACTGGCACCGGGAAAGGCCCTACACGGCGAAGCAGTAGCTCTTGGAACGATAATAATGCTCTACATTTACGGTGACCCTCTGTGGAAGAGGATTAAGCGCGTTGCAAAGAAAGTTGGGTTACCGACTACCGCGAAGGATCTAGGAATACCGGATGAGGTGATAGTTAGCGCGCTTACAATCGCGCACACGATTAGACCTGAGAGGTACACCGTTCTAGGTGAAAAGGGGTTATCGGAGGAGGCAGCTGTGAAGGTTTTACGCGAAACCGGCATCATAGAGTAG
- a CDS encoding proteasome subunit beta: MNLESKTTTVGITSREYVVLAADKRATAGPTIYHKNVKKIARITGRSALTMSGLVADAQFIVENARYFARQYEVHMGKTPGIKSMANYMSLLLSTYLRVYPFIVQLLLGGYDHEGPQLYYIDLYGTVTREKYMATGSGSPVAFGVLEAGYRDDLNVEDAVDLAIKAVTTALMRDGFSGEGVDIVVIGREGVVSEKTVSLKKTLISSS, from the coding sequence ATGAACTTGGAGTCGAAAACCACTACCGTGGGTATTACCTCCAGGGAGTATGTCGTACTAGCTGCAGATAAGAGGGCTACGGCGGGTCCCACTATATACCATAAGAACGTGAAAAAGATCGCGAGGATTACTGGTAGATCGGCGTTGACGATGTCGGGCCTCGTGGCGGATGCCCAGTTCATCGTCGAGAACGCGAGGTATTTCGCCAGGCAGTACGAAGTACACATGGGTAAAACACCTGGTATAAAAAGCATGGCGAACTACATGTCGCTACTACTCTCTACGTACCTTCGAGTGTATCCGTTCATAGTCCAGTTGCTACTAGGAGGCTATGACCACGAGGGCCCTCAACTCTACTACATAGACCTCTATGGTACAGTAACGCGAGAGAAGTACATGGCTACGGGAAGCGGTTCGCCAGTGGCTTTCGGAGTCTTAGAAGCGGGTTATCGCGATGACCTCAACGTAGAAGATGCTGTGGACTTAGCCATCAAGGCCGTCACGACAGCATTAATGAGAGACGGGTTCTCGGGTGAAGGCGTAGATATTGTTGTCATAGGCAGGGAGGGAGTAGTCTCCGAGAAAACGGTGTCGTTGAAAAAAACACTAATAAGTAGTAGTTAG
- a CDS encoding beta-CASP ribonuclease aCPSF1 has product MASGRLILDRGKLMLLKNIMEEMPGELELSSIEFEGPFIVIYVKNRSALIKYPLLAQNIAKKVRKRIVIRVSPDARLPPEEAKKKIIEYSPKEAGLDPNGIFFDEASGEVIVKAEKPGHLIGKNNMFRNVLLAETGWRVIPLRITPFESKTLREVNSVLLKQNTYRLDFLRSLGERVHRDVIYRNNYVRLTALGGFREVGRSAIFVETRESKILLDFGINVGALSDPNKAYPIIDALKIDELDGIVVTHAHLDHVGLVPLLYKYGYRGPVYVTKPTRELMSIMLKDLIEVSKKSGRYLPYGEKDIVSTLLHTITVDYEEVTDVAPDIKLTMYDAGHLLGSAIIHLHIGMGLYNIVYTGDFKYADSRLLNKAHTSFPRAEALIMESTYGATLQESRTLAEARLVEIAKRVIERGGVILIPVFAAGRGQEMLLILNNAMEQGLIPRVNIYVEGLVNEVTAIHMQYPECLSKKVKEEIYNGENPFISDSVKIIEGPVARPDIVEDRPSIIIATNGMLNGGPAVDYFRLLANDPRNAIVFVGYQAEGTLGRAVKDGVKEIPVVVENKVEVVKVQMEVYSIDGFSGHSDQRELLTYVKDLNPKPKVVILKHGEENAIEALATLLKKTREIRQFVQHIYAPSNLDSINLTAI; this is encoded by the coding sequence GTGGCATCAGGTAGGCTGATACTAGATAGAGGCAAGTTAATGCTACTAAAGAACATAATGGAAGAGATGCCGGGAGAGCTTGAACTATCCAGCATAGAGTTTGAAGGCCCCTTCATAGTAATATACGTTAAAAACAGGAGTGCACTGATCAAATACCCTCTCTTAGCCCAAAATATTGCGAAAAAAGTGCGCAAACGAATAGTAATTAGGGTTTCACCGGACGCTAGACTACCGCCTGAAGAAGCCAAGAAGAAGATAATCGAGTATTCACCCAAGGAAGCGGGCTTGGACCCCAACGGCATATTCTTCGACGAAGCTAGCGGAGAGGTCATAGTTAAAGCTGAAAAGCCCGGTCACCTCATAGGCAAGAATAACATGTTTAGAAACGTGTTACTGGCGGAAACCGGTTGGAGAGTGATACCGCTTAGAATAACGCCATTCGAGTCCAAGACCTTGAGGGAGGTGAACTCGGTACTACTCAAGCAGAATACGTATAGGCTGGATTTTCTAAGGTCTCTTGGTGAAAGGGTCCATAGGGATGTGATTTATAGAAACAACTATGTTAGGTTAACTGCTTTAGGCGGGTTCAGAGAGGTGGGTAGATCGGCAATCTTCGTGGAGACTAGGGAAAGCAAGATACTGCTAGACTTTGGAATAAACGTGGGGGCGTTGAGCGACCCCAATAAGGCCTATCCAATAATAGATGCACTAAAGATCGACGAGCTTGACGGGATAGTTGTAACGCACGCTCACCTAGACCACGTCGGTTTAGTACCATTGCTGTACAAGTACGGCTATAGAGGCCCAGTGTACGTCACTAAACCGACACGAGAATTAATGAGTATAATGTTGAAGGACTTAATAGAGGTTTCAAAGAAATCGGGGAGGTACCTACCTTACGGGGAAAAGGACATCGTTTCAACCCTCTTACACACCATTACAGTTGATTACGAGGAAGTGACTGATGTCGCGCCCGACATAAAGTTAACAATGTATGATGCAGGCCACCTGCTTGGATCCGCGATAATTCACTTACACATCGGTATGGGCCTCTACAACATCGTGTATACTGGGGACTTTAAATACGCGGACTCCAGGCTTTTAAACAAAGCGCACACGTCGTTCCCGCGAGCAGAGGCATTGATCATGGAGAGTACCTACGGAGCGACGCTACAAGAGTCGAGAACGCTGGCAGAAGCCAGGTTAGTGGAAATAGCGAAGAGAGTCATTGAACGCGGCGGCGTAATCCTCATACCGGTATTTGCAGCGGGCAGAGGGCAGGAAATGCTACTTATACTGAACAACGCGATGGAGCAGGGCTTGATACCGAGGGTGAACATCTACGTAGAGGGGCTCGTCAACGAGGTGACGGCAATACACATGCAATATCCTGAGTGTTTAAGTAAGAAGGTGAAAGAGGAGATCTACAACGGGGAAAACCCCTTTATTTCAGATAGCGTGAAAATAATAGAGGGGCCCGTTGCCAGACCGGATATAGTCGAGGACAGGCCTTCAATAATAATTGCGACAAACGGTATGCTGAATGGAGGACCAGCCGTTGACTACTTTAGGTTACTCGCTAACGATCCGCGCAACGCGATCGTATTTGTAGGTTACCAGGCGGAGGGGACCCTGGGCAGGGCTGTAAAGGATGGTGTAAAGGAGATTCCCGTAGTAGTGGAGAACAAGGTAGAAGTCGTTAAAGTACAGATGGAGGTTTACAGCATAGATGGGTTCAGCGGTCATAGTGATCAGAGGGAGCTCTTAACGTATGTTAAGGATCTAAACCCGAAACCGAAAGTTGTCATTTTAAAGCACGGCGAGGAAAACGCGATAGAGGCGCTAGCAACACTTCTAAAGAAAACGCGCGAAATAAGGCAATTCGTCCAACACATATACGCGCCTTCAAACCTCGACTCCATAAACCTAACAGCTATATAA
- a CDS encoding nicotinamide-nucleotide adenylyltransferase: MGKKVLFPGRFQPFHKGHQSALAQLLEEFDEIIVAIGSAQEGYTCKNPFTAGERWEMIYRVVKNGNLVGRVWTIPVSDINMPLAWTAYLLSLVPRVDAVASGNSQILYLFEWLGFKVKKIKLVEPERYHGTRIRNIMISGSDEWRELVPPEVSEYIDEIRGVERVRRLCIDEHSQNRWQHG, encoded by the coding sequence TTGGGTAAAAAAGTGCTTTTTCCGGGGAGGTTTCAGCCATTTCATAAAGGGCACCAAAGCGCTCTTGCCCAGCTACTCGAGGAATTTGACGAAATAATTGTAGCTATTGGTAGTGCACAGGAGGGCTACACGTGTAAAAACCCCTTTACAGCTGGTGAGCGCTGGGAAATGATATACCGCGTCGTGAAAAACGGCAACCTCGTTGGAAGGGTGTGGACCATACCCGTATCAGATATAAACATGCCACTAGCTTGGACCGCATACCTACTTTCACTAGTACCACGAGTGGACGCCGTGGCTTCTGGCAATTCCCAGATACTCTACCTGTTTGAATGGCTAGGGTTTAAGGTAAAGAAGATAAAGCTCGTTGAACCGGAGAGGTACCATGGAACGAGGATAAGAAACATAATGATATCTGGTAGCGACGAGTGGAGGGAACTCGTGCCTCCTGAGGTATCGGAGTACATCGATGAGATTAGAGGAGTTGAAAGGGTAAGGAGGCTGTGCATAGATGAGCATTCTCAGAATAGATGGCAGCATGGGTGA
- the rtcA gene encoding RNA 3'-terminal phosphate cyclase, translating to MSILRIDGSMGEGGGQILRYALALSALTLKSVEVFNIRAKRSNPGLRPQHLTAVNAIAELTGAEVENAHVGSTRLVFKPRERRCGNFEFNIGTAGSTSLIIQAILPVLLFSNCKSKVTIKGGTDVPLSPPIDYMIRVFSYNIKHFGVSVDIKLQRRGHYPRGGGLVEIHVTPVKDPLRPVNKVSRGNPVKLYVVSHCVKLPHHVARRQADSATRILSKLIKVEPIIELETYPPERDPHLGPGSGITVYVETDHDVRLGGDSVGEKGKPAEIVGEEAAKLLIEDYETGMAFDRHMGDMLVPYMFLAQGTSKVGVARVTAHLTTAIEIAKVFIPGAEVKVDGELNRPGIVTISGIGFYP from the coding sequence ATGAGCATTCTCAGAATAGATGGCAGCATGGGTGAGGGAGGAGGGCAAATACTGAGATATGCATTAGCATTATCAGCACTGACTCTTAAATCCGTAGAGGTCTTTAACATTAGAGCCAAGAGAAGTAACCCGGGTCTCAGACCACAACACTTAACGGCGGTTAACGCGATCGCCGAGCTCACCGGTGCGGAGGTAGAAAACGCCCACGTGGGCAGTACGAGGCTCGTTTTCAAGCCTAGGGAGAGGCGTTGCGGGAACTTCGAGTTCAATATTGGTACCGCCGGTAGCACGTCTCTAATAATACAAGCGATCCTACCAGTACTCTTATTTAGCAACTGTAAATCGAAGGTGACGATTAAGGGAGGCACAGACGTACCTCTGAGCCCTCCAATAGACTACATGATCCGCGTATTCAGTTACAACATTAAACACTTCGGCGTGAGTGTAGACATAAAGTTGCAGAGGCGCGGACACTACCCGCGTGGTGGGGGATTAGTGGAAATCCACGTAACGCCTGTTAAGGATCCTCTAAGGCCAGTAAATAAAGTTTCGCGCGGAAACCCGGTGAAGCTGTACGTTGTTAGCCATTGCGTGAAGCTACCTCACCACGTGGCTAGGAGGCAGGCCGACTCTGCTACGAGAATACTGAGCAAGTTAATTAAGGTAGAGCCCATTATCGAGCTAGAAACTTACCCTCCAGAACGAGACCCCCACTTAGGTCCTGGAAGTGGTATAACGGTATACGTCGAGACGGATCATGACGTAAGGCTGGGAGGCGACTCCGTAGGCGAAAAGGGTAAACCAGCCGAGATAGTGGGCGAAGAAGCCGCTAAGCTGCTGATCGAGGACTACGAGACGGGGATGGCTTTTGACAGGCACATGGGTGACATGCTAGTACCATACATGTTCTTAGCGCAAGGTACCAGTAAAGTAGGCGTAGCCAGAGTGACCGCGCACTTAACTACAGCAATCGAAATAGCAAAGGTGTTCATTCCCGGAGCGGAGGTTAAAGTGGATGGGGAGCTTAATAGGCCTGGGATAGTGACAATCAGCGGTATCGGGTTCTATCCGTAA
- a CDS encoding GTPase — MLTNPKRPRDFKKCHVKTYRELYEYLNENLKRFQAIRGGSFRDLMKRKFMYVYSVLKGELSLVHRVLLEIKSSGAFFTELLEAYAGEDVERLVYLVRRRMKQADIIRRNVVKEFDELGENDPSAVDVFKAGTGKLLSLYRRVNRKVLALKEYLRDISKMPDVRGDYSVVIVGLPQVGKSTLLSKLTVARPEIGTYPFTTKTIVVGHMFVEPYGRVVLIDSPGILDSPLEEKNLIEYKAILAIKHLADHVLYLFATYPGFYYTLAEQLNVYYMVKRVLGDRPITVLLSKVDLLDKEQMLRTINEIENSTGIRPIPISALTGFNLDKVREILVKHLTDRTRYR, encoded by the coding sequence ATGTTAACGAATCCTAAACGTCCCCGAGACTTCAAGAAATGTCACGTAAAGACGTACAGGGAGCTTTACGAGTACTTAAACGAAAACTTAAAGCGATTCCAAGCAATTAGAGGGGGGTCTTTCAGAGACCTCATGAAAAGGAAGTTCATGTATGTATACAGTGTTTTAAAGGGGGAACTAAGCCTTGTGCACCGTGTACTGCTCGAAATAAAGTCTTCTGGCGCCTTCTTCACGGAGCTCCTTGAAGCCTATGCCGGCGAAGACGTTGAGCGATTAGTATACCTAGTTAGAAGGCGGATGAAGCAGGCAGATATTATACGTAGAAACGTTGTCAAGGAATTCGACGAACTCGGTGAAAACGACCCGAGCGCGGTGGATGTTTTTAAAGCCGGCACAGGCAAGCTCTTGTCGTTATATAGGAGAGTTAATAGGAAAGTACTGGCGCTTAAAGAGTACTTGAGAGATATATCTAAAATGCCTGATGTCAGGGGAGACTATTCGGTAGTGATCGTCGGCTTACCCCAGGTTGGCAAATCAACGTTACTTTCAAAGCTTACAGTAGCGAGGCCTGAGATCGGGACGTACCCGTTTACGACGAAAACTATTGTTGTAGGTCACATGTTCGTTGAACCCTATGGCAGGGTAGTCCTCATAGACTCGCCGGGCATTCTTGACTCGCCTCTTGAGGAGAAGAACTTAATCGAGTACAAGGCTATCCTGGCAATAAAGCACTTAGCCGATCACGTGCTTTACCTGTTCGCGACGTATCCAGGCTTCTACTACACCTTAGCAGAACAGCTTAACGTTTATTACATGGTTAAAAGGGTCCTCGGAGATAGGCCCATCACGGTGCTCCTAAGTAAAGTAGACCTCCTAGACAAGGAGCAGATGTTGCGTACAATTAATGAGATTGAAAACTCGACTGGTATAAGGCCCATCCCCATTTCGGCTTTGACGGGTTTTAACCTAGATAAGGTACGCGAAATCCTAGTAAAGCACCTTACGGATAGAACCCGATACCGCTGA
- a CDS encoding TFIIB-type zinc ribbon-containing protein — protein MKCTHCGGLLVWDYEHGEVVCSTCGLVHDKLTSLELPDYRTGASNVEVSSARRGTRSLKRIPSREYRYRAGLYVECLRLTRGKPWLEIDFDRVFKTGRFIHAITSRASLKALKNIEAHNYWKDVNEGLKHIYSINPAYLTRSERSKYALAYMVAVRLKTGRYPSRERVVSVFNISDTSYRRLCLLAERLLMLHMGRNRKEARLE, from the coding sequence GTGAAGTGTACTCATTGCGGCGGACTCTTAGTGTGGGATTATGAGCACGGCGAGGTAGTATGTAGTACGTGCGGTTTAGTACATGATAAGTTGACCTCACTAGAGCTACCTGATTACAGGACAGGTGCTAGTAACGTGGAGGTGAGCAGTGCGCGGAGAGGTACAAGAAGCCTTAAGCGAATACCCTCGAGAGAATACAGGTATAGGGCCGGGCTGTACGTGGAATGCCTAAGACTAACTAGGGGTAAGCCCTGGCTTGAAATAGACTTCGACAGGGTCTTCAAAACGGGCAGGTTTATCCACGCAATTACATCCAGGGCTTCATTAAAGGCCCTTAAGAACATTGAAGCGCACAATTACTGGAAAGACGTGAACGAGGGACTTAAGCACATCTACTCGATTAACCCCGCATACTTGACGAGGAGCGAGAGAAGCAAGTATGCGCTGGCATATATGGTAGCTGTAAGGCTCAAAACTGGGAGGTATCCGAGTAGGGAGAGAGTAGTCAGCGTATTCAATATCAGTGATACCAGTTACCGTAGGCTGTGCTTACTAGCTGAGAGGCTTTTAATGTTACATATGGGAAGAAATCGCAAAGAAGCACGTCTTGAATAG
- a CDS encoding proteasome subunit beta, protein MSIIPGTAIGIKTREGVVLISEKRVTYNGFVLSKQAKKVYPITSRAGVAFAGLMGDIGYLAKLLKLEAKYYELQYGREIKTRGLAKLLSVILYSYKLFPMFTEVVVGGYDEEGPSLFILDPVGSLIEERYAAVGSGSQLALGYIEPRYKDELGLEEAEKIAIEAVKTVIERDVLSGDGVDLVVFTKQGYTTKEYLFKTSAG, encoded by the coding sequence TTGAGCATCATACCTGGTACGGCTATAGGAATAAAAACGAGGGAGGGGGTCGTACTAATTAGCGAGAAAAGAGTTACCTATAACGGATTTGTTCTCAGTAAGCAGGCGAAGAAGGTCTACCCGATAACTAGCAGGGCGGGTGTTGCGTTCGCCGGTTTAATGGGCGACATAGGGTACCTAGCCAAGCTACTGAAGCTCGAAGCCAAGTACTATGAGCTACAGTACGGTAGGGAGATTAAAACGAGGGGGTTAGCTAAACTGCTATCAGTAATACTTTACAGCTATAAACTATTTCCAATGTTCACGGAAGTCGTTGTAGGTGGCTACGACGAGGAAGGACCATCCCTCTTTATACTAGACCCGGTGGGTAGCTTAATAGAAGAGCGCTATGCCGCGGTTGGCTCTGGTTCACAACTAGCCCTAGGTTACATCGAGCCTAGGTACAAGGATGAGCTGGGGCTAGAGGAGGCAGAAAAGATCGCTATTGAAGCTGTGAAAACTGTTATTGAAAGGGATGTGCTTTCAGGCGACGGTGTAGACCTAGTAGTGTTCACGAAACAAGGCTATACCACTAAGGAATACCTCTTCAAGACGTCTGCCGGTTAA
- the feoB gene encoding ferrous iron transport protein B, with amino-acid sequence MKRLLVALIGQPNVGKSTLFNAITRGHVIVTNWPGTTVEKHEATVTYGDHEVVVVDLPGVYGLTYSTLEEKISRDFILKDKPDLVIVLVDSLALERTMYLAIEVLELTGKAVVAVTKVDEAHSKGIHINYELLEKALGAPVIPVSAVKGLGLRELLNSVVRYAEVENKLLLVNYGELNTFIESLTSILQEANIKLNYPHRWAAIKYLEGDPEVTKQLEALGKDLYERLKGIREEAIKRSGQDLAALMSRKRFEFVESIVRGAVIRKCIQTRREGRLLRVFYNPYLAPLVSLALLISIFVTVFVVNTGYPLTALFESMGLHQASMWLSEHSLFSMMERALEALSRGIYSIAGYTTISRFLVEAVLGGVSVILLFTPLILLVLVVIGMLEDSGLMPRIAVGLHALAQKVGLSGHALLPITLSFGCNVPGILATRATPNEVERVRLVMLLSFIPCQARLIILLAIASSLGGFAGVALLPLAYVVSFTVLIMINWVLYKLAERLGEAITPEILLELPPVHKPIFKVVWWYAWFHLKHFLVKAGMVILAANAVAWFFVNANHSLRLTGSVNESLAATASRSISVLLVPLGVVGDNAWIVAYALLMGFIAKELFLTTLISATGTTTVKEAFSVLQLTPASIVAMAVFVSLYVPCLATMVTMYSETKSFKLVLKSVLLINVTAYFTSLLVYSILNYIV; translated from the coding sequence GTGAAGAGGCTACTTGTAGCGCTAATAGGTCAGCCTAACGTCGGCAAGTCCACGCTCTTCAACGCTATTACTCGTGGACACGTGATCGTAACGAACTGGCCTGGCACGACCGTAGAAAAGCACGAAGCCACCGTCACCTATGGTGATCACGAAGTCGTAGTAGTGGACCTACCGGGCGTGTACGGGCTGACGTACTCTACCCTCGAAGAAAAGATCAGCAGAGACTTCATATTGAAGGACAAGCCGGATCTCGTGATCGTCTTAGTGGACTCCTTAGCGCTGGAGAGGACAATGTACTTAGCGATAGAGGTGCTAGAGTTGACCGGAAAGGCAGTTGTAGCCGTTACAAAAGTAGATGAAGCTCACAGTAAAGGGATCCACATAAACTACGAACTACTCGAAAAAGCCCTTGGAGCCCCAGTGATCCCGGTCTCCGCCGTTAAGGGTCTTGGATTAAGAGAATTACTCAATAGTGTAGTGCGCTACGCTGAAGTAGAGAACAAACTGCTACTCGTAAATTACGGCGAGCTGAACACTTTCATAGAGTCATTAACCTCCATACTCCAGGAAGCTAACATTAAACTAAACTATCCACACCGATGGGCGGCAATAAAGTACCTTGAAGGAGACCCCGAAGTAACCAAGCAGCTTGAGGCTCTCGGTAAAGACCTTTATGAAAGGCTCAAAGGAATCAGGGAAGAAGCCATCAAGAGGTCCGGGCAAGACCTAGCTGCTTTGATGTCGAGGAAGAGATTCGAGTTTGTAGAGTCTATTGTAAGAGGTGCTGTAATAAGGAAGTGCATACAAACCCGCCGGGAAGGGAGGCTTTTGCGGGTGTTTTATAATCCATATTTAGCGCCATTGGTGTCCTTGGCGCTGTTAATATCGATCTTCGTGACCGTCTTCGTTGTAAATACCGGGTACCCGTTAACTGCATTATTTGAAAGCATGGGGTTACACCAAGCCTCTATGTGGTTAAGCGAGCACAGTCTATTTAGTATGATGGAACGCGCTCTAGAGGCCTTGTCGAGGGGTATTTATAGCATTGCTGGGTACACGACGATTTCACGATTTCTCGTAGAGGCTGTTCTAGGCGGAGTATCGGTGATACTGCTGTTCACCCCCTTAATACTGCTGGTCCTCGTCGTAATCGGCATGCTAGAGGATTCGGGACTGATGCCGCGAATAGCCGTGGGTTTACATGCACTAGCCCAGAAAGTGGGGCTTTCAGGCCATGCATTGCTTCCAATAACGCTTTCCTTTGGCTGTAACGTGCCCGGCATTCTCGCCACGAGGGCGACTCCTAATGAGGTGGAGAGGGTAAGGTTAGTAATGTTGCTTTCGTTCATTCCCTGCCAGGCCAGACTAATCATTCTCCTAGCTATTGCTAGTTCTCTCGGGGGCTTCGCGGGCGTAGCCCTTCTCCCACTGGCCTACGTAGTGTCCTTTACGGTTCTCATAATGATCAACTGGGTTCTCTATAAATTGGCTGAGAGGCTCGGCGAGGCCATTACCCCGGAAATACTCCTCGAACTCCCTCCAGTGCACAAGCCCATATTTAAGGTTGTCTGGTGGTACGCGTGGTTTCACTTAAAGCACTTCTTAGTCAAGGCGGGAATGGTGATCTTGGCGGCTAACGCCGTGGCCTGGTTCTTCGTGAACGCGAACCATAGCTTGCGGTTAACGGGAAGTGTAAATGAGAGTTTAGCCGCCACCGCGTCTCGCAGTATTAGTGTTCTTCTAGTGCCGCTTGGAGTGGTCGGTGATAATGCGTGGATAGTTGCATACGCGTTGTTAATGGGCTTTATTGCCAAGGAACTCTTTCTAACAACTCTAATTTCGGCGACAGGTACTACTACCGTGAAGGAGGCGTTCTCCGTACTCCAACTAACCCCAGCGTCGATCGTGGCGATGGCGGTGTTCGTGTCATTGTATGTTCCATGCCTCGCAACCATGGTGACCATGTACTCCGAGACGAAAAGCTTTAAACTAGTACTCAAATCGGTGCTATTAATAAACGTAACAGCGTACTTTACGTCTTTATTAGTATATAGTATCCTGAATTACATCGTATAG
- a CDS encoding ferrous iron transport protein A — MLALQNATSLDLVKSGSRAVVKEILHKGGIARRLYYMGLTPGTELEVVANNGYGPVVVRIRDIEVSLGRGIARSILVEVIKE; from the coding sequence GTGCTTGCTTTGCAAAACGCCACGAGCTTGGACCTCGTGAAGAGCGGTTCAAGGGCGGTTGTAAAGGAAATCTTACATAAGGGAGGTATTGCCCGCAGACTATACTATATGGGATTAACGCCTGGAACGGAGCTGGAAGTTGTTGCTAATAATGGGTACGGGCCAGTAGTTGTGAGGATCCGGGACATAGAAGTCTCTCTCGGGCGTGGAATAGCCAGGAGCATTCTCGTAGAGGTAATTAAAGAGTGA
- a CDS encoding metal-dependent transcriptional regulator — MSKPKTTRARLEDYLTTIYRLEEAFGSARITDISRELKVSPATVSKIIRKMEDGDLVRRERYRYVKLTSTGKRIAEEIVRKHRIAEVFLLKVLGFNELESHLYAHHLEHLPDIIIERMFTIVSKPALCPHGNSIPGVIGKREIEELMNLNSTRKGQICTIKKIAGEFAEVLEYIYNAGMRVFDPIVIVEHASEGVVIELKDKRRIEVPSYYARFVYVSCRSLNDA; from the coding sequence ATGTCAAAGCCTAAAACGACGAGGGCCAGGCTCGAAGACTACTTAACCACGATATATAGGCTTGAAGAAGCCTTCGGATCCGCGAGGATCACCGACATATCTAGGGAATTAAAAGTTTCCCCTGCAACGGTTTCGAAGATCATAAGAAAGATGGAAGACGGGGACCTAGTTAGAAGAGAGAGGTATAGATACGTCAAGCTAACTAGCACGGGTAAAAGGATCGCAGAGGAGATTGTTCGAAAGCATAGAATAGCTGAGGTTTTCCTACTCAAGGTACTGGGGTTCAATGAGCTGGAGTCGCACCTTTACGCCCACCACTTGGAACACTTACCAGACATCATTATTGAGCGCATGTTTACAATTGTAAGTAAACCTGCGCTCTGCCCTCACGGTAATAGCATTCCAGGTGTAATTGGTAAGCGCGAGATCGAGGAACTCATGAACCTAAATAGTACTCGGAAAGGCCAGATATGTACTATTAAAAAAATCGCGGGCGAGTTTGCAGAAGTCCTCGAGTATATTTACAACGCGGGGATGCGGGTTTTCGATCCAATAGTCATCGTTGAGCACGCGAGTGAGGGAGTCGTAATCGAGTTGAAGGATAAACGACGGATTGAAGTTCCAAGCTACTATGCACGGTTTGTTTACGTCAGTTGCAGGTCCCTTAACGACGCGTAG